One segment of Alistipes finegoldii DSM 17242 DNA contains the following:
- the groL gene encoding chaperonin GroEL (60 kDa chaperone family; promotes refolding of misfolded polypeptides especially under stressful conditions; forms two stacked rings of heptamers to form a barrel-shaped 14mer; ends can be capped by GroES; misfolded proteins enter the barrel where they are refolded when GroES binds): MAKDIKYNVEARELLKEGVDALSNAVKVTLGPKGRNVIIDKKFGAPQITKDGVTVAKEVELEDAFANMGAQMVKEVASKTNDDAGDGTTTATVLAQSIIGVGLKNVTAGANPMDLKRGIDKAVLKVVESLRKQSQEVGTDFAKIEQVATISANNDETIGKLIAEAMGKVNKEGVITVEEAKGTETHVEVVEGMQFDRGYISAYFMTDPEKMEAQLEKPYILITDKKVSTMKELMGVLEPVAQSGRSLLIIAEDVDGEALSALVVNKLRGTLKIAACKAPGFGDRRKEMLEDIAILTGATVISTDKGMKIEDADLSMLGTADKVTLNKENTTIVDGAGKKEEIAARVAQIRASIEKATSDYDKEKLQERLAKLAGGVAVLYVGAATEVEMKEKKDRVDDALAATRAAVEEGIVPGGGVAYIRATAALEGMKGDNEDQTTGIQIVKRAIEEPLRQIVANAGGEGSVVVSKVKEGKDAFGYNARDDKYEDLLKAGIIDPTKVSRVALENAASIASMFLTTECVLAEKKSDAPAMPAMPAGGMGGMM; the protein is encoded by the coding sequence ATGGCAAAGGATATCAAATACAATGTTGAGGCGCGCGAGCTGCTCAAGGAGGGTGTCGATGCGCTGTCGAACGCCGTAAAGGTCACGCTCGGTCCCAAAGGCCGCAACGTGATTATCGACAAGAAATTCGGTGCGCCGCAGATCACCAAGGACGGTGTGACGGTAGCCAAGGAGGTGGAGCTGGAAGACGCTTTCGCCAACATGGGCGCCCAGATGGTCAAGGAGGTAGCTTCGAAGACCAACGATGACGCGGGTGACGGTACGACCACCGCGACGGTGCTGGCCCAGTCGATCATCGGCGTAGGTCTGAAGAACGTGACGGCGGGTGCCAACCCGATGGACCTGAAGCGCGGTATCGACAAGGCGGTGCTGAAGGTCGTGGAGTCGCTGCGCAAGCAGAGTCAGGAGGTCGGCACGGACTTCGCCAAGATCGAGCAGGTCGCCACCATTTCGGCCAACAACGACGAGACGATCGGCAAGCTGATCGCCGAGGCGATGGGCAAGGTGAACAAGGAGGGCGTCATCACCGTCGAGGAGGCCAAAGGCACCGAGACCCACGTGGAGGTGGTCGAGGGCATGCAGTTCGACCGCGGTTATATCTCGGCTTACTTTATGACCGATCCCGAAAAGATGGAGGCGCAGCTTGAAAAGCCTTACATCCTGATTACCGACAAGAAGGTTTCGACGATGAAGGAGCTGATGGGCGTGCTGGAACCGGTGGCTCAGAGCGGCCGTTCGCTGCTGATCATCGCCGAGGACGTGGACGGCGAGGCTCTTTCGGCGCTCGTTGTCAACAAGCTGCGCGGCACGCTGAAAATCGCGGCCTGCAAGGCTCCGGGCTTCGGCGACCGCCGCAAGGAGATGCTCGAAGACATCGCCATCCTGACGGGCGCTACCGTGATCTCGACCGATAAGGGTATGAAGATCGAGGATGCCGACCTTTCGATGCTCGGAACGGCCGACAAGGTGACGCTCAACAAGGAGAACACCACGATCGTGGACGGCGCCGGCAAGAAGGAGGAGATCGCGGCCCGTGTGGCTCAGATCCGCGCTTCGATCGAGAAAGCCACGTCGGACTACGACAAGGAGAAGCTGCAGGAGCGTCTTGCCAAGCTCGCCGGAGGTGTCGCCGTGCTGTATGTGGGCGCCGCTACCGAGGTGGAGATGAAAGAGAAGAAAGACCGTGTGGACGATGCGCTGGCCGCAACCCGCGCCGCAGTCGAAGAGGGTATCGTTCCAGGCGGCGGTGTGGCATACATCCGCGCTACGGCGGCTCTCGAAGGCATGAAGGGCGATAACGAGGACCAGACGACGGGTATTCAGATCGTGAAACGTGCGATCGAGGAGCCGCTGCGTCAGATCGTCGCCAATGCCGGCGGCGAAGGCTCGGTTGTCGTCAGCAAGGTGAAGGAGGGCAAGGACGCCTTCGGTTACAACGCCCGCGACGACAAGTACGAGGACCTGCTGAAGGCCGGTATCATCGACCCGACCAAGGTGTCGCGTGTCGCGCTGGAGAATGCCGCTTCGATCGCTTCGATGTTCCTGACGACCGAGTGCGTGCTGGCCGAGAAGAAGTCCGACGCTCCCGCCATGCCGGCAATGCCCGCAGGCGGTATGGGCGGCATGATGTAA
- a CDS encoding DUF4906 domain-containing protein, protein MKRFLYSLLLPLSILCSCIYEDEPACCRPMKVRVEMAVRPDPMMTVTRADEAMIRDLNFYLYNDNGEIVLHRYQTSATLRFECLPGSYRIRIAANMGRDLGENPVSEDFIVTHADEYDMLPMSYEDDVAIIPSADGVLMLPAVEVQRCVAKVSYNISVKPADIELCSVQLLSVPRSVSVFDMAAAPSDNPDDYTDCPETALTGPQAAGDCYLLPNRQGTVASITDQRQKNPDNAPANASYLLIRAVRGEKVLAYYVYLGGNNTSDFNVRANVHYWFNISILGDSEVDTRISSYTLHVRDDFDDYNYGGYCLLDGTRYLYIDVDSPDGTAPTRGRLEVLSGDLKCFTFNYGDKGAVHDFDLYDSAGENAYEMEYYTPVYTADNSLLSYRITLTDALGFTQSYDFSHRMANAAIIHTDDGGSVRVEGALHVETESEGSGERTVALCMENCTLTAVPDAGYTFDGWYFDAGYDHLLSNEETFEFVPAGPLRHIYPVFMPGEIQLDALNTANCYIAPEPLRDYSFDATVQGNGCATLNITPQRLSGAYARLVWETGTQANSVISSLGYDGSRICFRTGTQQGNALIGLFNAGGECVWSWHIWVANYDPESSSQKYSSGDIFMDRNLGAVGTDYTKVTACGLYYQWGRKDPFPYPASFTNNARPASFIYHDSYAYGTIRPEDYDAREVMSVEWATLHPTTFIHKADYEVDEPEEDVLDWLFRSHHNLWGNTTEQGYDVSKVCRKTIYDPCPPGWRVPDACDFEGIAMSQTQLPYCVNIVYGGTKTVRYPAGGTFDGDSYSGAGTYGQVYTNTPYFWNFDYGASYFDGVSCTSIYLAGTRRTTSELRCQANPVRCIKE, encoded by the coding sequence ATGAAACGATTTCTTTATAGCTTATTGCTCCCGCTGAGCATTCTTTGCAGCTGCATCTACGAGGATGAGCCGGCTTGCTGCCGCCCGATGAAAGTTCGGGTCGAAATGGCGGTTCGTCCCGACCCTATGATGACCGTAACCCGTGCGGACGAAGCAATGATTCGGGACCTGAACTTCTATCTTTACAATGATAACGGCGAGATTGTCCTGCACCGTTACCAGACCTCTGCGACACTGCGTTTCGAGTGCCTGCCGGGCAGCTACAGGATACGTATTGCCGCCAATATGGGACGCGACTTGGGTGAAAATCCGGTATCGGAAGATTTTATCGTTACGCACGCCGACGAGTACGATATGCTGCCGATGTCCTATGAGGACGACGTTGCGATAATCCCGTCGGCAGACGGTGTGCTGATGCTTCCGGCCGTCGAGGTGCAACGTTGCGTGGCAAAAGTTTCTTATAACATTTCCGTCAAGCCCGCGGATATCGAGCTTTGCTCCGTGCAGCTTCTTTCCGTACCGCGCTCGGTATCTGTGTTCGATATGGCGGCTGCACCGTCGGATAATCCGGACGACTATACGGACTGCCCGGAAACCGCACTCACTGGGCCGCAGGCCGCAGGCGACTGCTACCTGCTTCCGAACAGGCAAGGGACGGTAGCTTCGATTACCGATCAGCGACAGAAGAACCCCGACAATGCCCCCGCGAATGCCTCGTATCTGCTGATCCGCGCCGTGCGGGGAGAGAAAGTGCTGGCCTATTACGTCTATTTGGGCGGAAACAACACCTCGGATTTCAATGTCCGGGCGAACGTACACTACTGGTTCAACATTTCGATTTTGGGCGACAGCGAGGTCGATACCCGCATTTCGTCCTATACGCTGCATGTCCGGGATGATTTCGATGACTATAACTACGGCGGCTACTGCCTTTTAGACGGCACGCGCTATCTCTATATCGACGTGGACAGCCCCGACGGCACGGCCCCGACGCGCGGACGGCTGGAAGTCCTTTCGGGCGATCTGAAATGCTTTACGTTCAATTACGGAGACAAGGGCGCCGTCCATGATTTCGATCTGTATGATTCCGCCGGCGAGAATGCCTACGAAATGGAGTATTACACGCCGGTTTACACGGCCGACAATTCGCTCCTCTCTTACCGTATCACACTGACCGACGCCCTCGGCTTCACCCAGAGCTACGACTTTTCGCACCGCATGGCCAACGCCGCCATCATTCATACCGACGACGGAGGAAGCGTCCGGGTCGAGGGTGCGCTTCATGTCGAAACCGAATCCGAAGGTTCGGGAGAACGAACCGTGGCGCTCTGCATGGAAAACTGCACGCTCACGGCCGTTCCCGACGCAGGCTATACGTTCGATGGCTGGTACTTCGATGCGGGGTACGATCATCTGCTCTCGAACGAAGAAACCTTTGAGTTCGTGCCTGCCGGGCCGCTTCGGCATATCTACCCCGTATTCATGCCCGGCGAAATACAACTCGACGCGCTTAATACCGCCAACTGTTACATCGCGCCGGAGCCTTTACGCGACTATTCGTTCGATGCCACGGTGCAGGGCAACGGCTGCGCGACGCTCAATATCACGCCGCAGCGGCTTTCGGGAGCTTATGCACGATTGGTTTGGGAGACCGGGACGCAGGCCAACAGCGTGATCTCCTCGCTGGGCTATGACGGCAGCCGCATCTGCTTTCGTACCGGGACGCAGCAGGGAAACGCCCTTATCGGCCTGTTCAACGCCGGGGGCGAGTGCGTTTGGTCGTGGCACATCTGGGTTGCAAACTACGATCCGGAGTCGTCATCGCAGAAATACAGCTCCGGAGACATCTTCATGGACCGGAATCTGGGTGCTGTCGGAACCGACTATACGAAAGTCACGGCCTGCGGACTCTACTACCAGTGGGGCCGCAAGGACCCGTTCCCGTATCCGGCCTCGTTTACGAACAATGCCAGACCCGCCTCATTCATCTATCACGACAGCTACGCATACGGAACGATCCGTCCCGAAGATTATGACGCACGGGAGGTGATGAGCGTGGAATGGGCGACGCTGCATCCCACGACCTTTATCCATAAGGCCGACTACGAAGTCGACGAGCCCGAAGAGGATGTTTTGGACTGGCTCTTCCGGAGTCATCACAACCTTTGGGGAAACACTACTGAACAGGGATACGACGTGAGCAAGGTCTGCCGTAAGACGATCTACGATCCCTGCCCTCCCGGATGGAGGGTTCCCGACGCCTGCGACTTCGAAGGGATCGCCATGTCGCAAACACAGCTTCCGTACTGCGTGAATATCGTATACGGCGGGACGAAAACAGTGCGCTATCCCGCGGGCGGGACGTTCGACGGCGACAGCTACTCCGGCGCCGGGACGTACGGGCAGGTCTATACCAATACGCCTTACTTCTGGAACTTCGACTACGGAGCGTCGTACTTCGACGGCGTATCCTGCACCTCGATCTATCTGGCAGGAACACGCCGCACGACGAGCGAACTGCGCTGTCAGGCCAATCCCGTGCGATGTATCAAAGAATAA
- a CDS encoding helix-turn-helix domain-containing protein, with amino-acid sequence MDCMLIETSAYNDLQAHIQRLLERISNLHALSEKSQNTRWLTTDDVCKALSITKRALQYYRTCGIIPYTAIGNKVVFREEDIRRLLEKNLIKTE; translated from the coding sequence ATGGATTGCATGCTTATTGAAACGAGCGCTTATAACGATCTTCAAGCGCATATACAACGGCTATTGGAACGTATCTCCAATTTGCACGCGCTGTCTGAAAAATCACAAAACACCCGCTGGCTGACGACAGACGATGTTTGCAAGGCTTTAAGCATAACTAAACGAGCCCTGCAATATTATCGCACCTGCGGCATAATACCCTACACTGCCATCGGCAACAAAGTAGTATTCCGGGAAGAAGATATCCGTCGTTTGCTGGAAAAAAACCTGATAAAAACTGAATAG
- a CDS encoding site-specific integrase, whose protein sequence is MYQRTTFNVVFFCKKTKISKKGKAPIYARITTSGQTTEIYTQCQIEPERWNQRLERSLYKGEVDQQINSIVASYRANILAAYDLLLKENKTPDCFSIKQRLSNASGSRMFLVEFSKYCDKRQQEVGTRITQVTCNKYHRLLRYMTEYTKQQYRKDDLPLDMVSYEYIDGLNTFMQTAHQCRNNGAVNLLCCLKNFILFAIRNEWIEKNPFQYYKMKIDKTNVKVPLTKEELDILISKEMPNERLECIRDVFCFCALTGLAFTDADNLQKRHITTDDSGTTWIHKPREKTSVISRVPLLPYPLKILQKYEHNPELQLKGKLLPIPSNQKMNSYLKEIGTICNIHKNLTTHTARHTFATLAIEYGMPIDIIAKILGHTNTNMTRHYAKISEANISREMQRIGKVLTA, encoded by the coding sequence ATGTACCAACGCACAACATTCAACGTAGTCTTTTTCTGCAAAAAGACCAAAATCTCTAAAAAAGGAAAGGCTCCTATTTATGCCCGTATCACCACATCCGGCCAAACAACAGAGATCTATACCCAATGTCAAATCGAACCGGAACGATGGAACCAGCGCCTCGAACGCTCCCTTTACAAAGGCGAAGTGGATCAGCAAATTAACAGCATCGTCGCCAGTTATCGGGCGAATATCCTTGCGGCCTACGACCTGCTTCTCAAAGAGAATAAAACTCCGGACTGCTTTTCCATCAAACAACGACTGAGCAATGCATCCGGTTCAAGAATGTTCCTCGTCGAGTTTTCGAAATACTGCGATAAACGGCAACAGGAGGTCGGGACACGTATCACACAGGTAACTTGTAACAAATACCATCGTTTACTACGATACATGACCGAATATACCAAACAGCAATACCGGAAAGATGACCTGCCGCTGGATATGGTTTCCTATGAATATATAGACGGCCTAAATACCTTCATGCAAACAGCCCACCAATGCAGAAACAATGGTGCCGTAAATTTACTTTGCTGTCTCAAAAATTTCATCTTATTCGCGATACGGAACGAATGGATTGAAAAAAATCCGTTTCAGTATTACAAGATGAAAATAGACAAAACAAACGTCAAGGTTCCATTGACAAAAGAAGAGCTGGACATATTGATAAGCAAGGAAATGCCTAATGAACGGCTGGAATGTATCCGAGACGTATTTTGCTTCTGTGCATTAACGGGACTGGCCTTTACGGACGCAGACAACTTACAAAAACGACACATTACAACGGATGACAGCGGAACAACGTGGATACATAAACCACGCGAAAAGACCTCTGTAATAAGTCGTGTGCCACTTCTACCCTACCCGCTCAAAATATTACAAAAATATGAACATAATCCTGAATTACAACTCAAAGGAAAGTTATTACCTATCCCCAGCAACCAAAAAATGAACTCGTATCTCAAGGAAATCGGAACAATATGCAACATCCATAAAAATCTGACGACGCATACAGCTCGCCACACTTTCGCCACATTGGCTATCGAATATGGCATGCCAATCGACATCATTGCCAAAATCCTCGGGCATACAAATACGAATATGACTCGGCACTATGCAAAAATTTCAGAAGCCAATATTAGCCGGGAAATGCAAAGAATAGGAAAGGTTCTGACAGCATAG
- a CDS encoding co-chaperone GroES codes for MNVKPLSDRVLILPNPAEEKTAGGLIIPDTAKEKPLAGKVVAAGPGTSEVKMEVKAGDQVLYGKYAGQEIQIDGVDYLIMKQSDILAII; via the coding sequence ATGAATGTAAAACCATTATCGGACCGTGTGCTGATTCTGCCGAATCCTGCGGAGGAGAAGACGGCGGGCGGATTGATCATCCCCGACACGGCGAAGGAGAAACCGCTGGCAGGTAAAGTTGTCGCAGCTGGCCCCGGCACCTCGGAGGTCAAGATGGAGGTCAAGGCCGGCGATCAGGTGCTTTACGGCAAGTATGCAGGTCAGGAGATTCAGATCGACGGCGTCGATTACCTGATCATGAAACAGAGTGATATTTTAGCGATCATCTAA
- a CDS encoding helix-turn-helix domain-containing protein: MHEDIITRDSNVFKELRHNIVRAIQAVDILIDTHRPSIGKEVYLTSEEVRSIFGLSKRSLQNYRDNRQIPYTSIGGKILYPQSAIYKLLESRYVRALR, encoded by the coding sequence ATGCATGAAGACATCATCACACGTGACAGCAACGTATTCAAAGAACTGCGCCACAACATCGTTCGGGCTATTCAAGCCGTAGATATATTGATCGACACACACCGCCCGTCCATCGGGAAGGAGGTCTATCTCACCAGCGAGGAGGTTCGCAGTATCTTCGGTTTAAGCAAGCGATCTTTGCAAAACTACCGCGACAACCGCCAGATACCCTACACTTCCATCGGCGGCAAAATCCTATATCCCCAGTCGGCAATTTATAAATTGTTGGAGAGCCGCTACGTCAGAGCTCTGAGATGA
- a CDS encoding AAA family ATPase, giving the protein MAKVINPFIVTGKIEPEYFCDRVTESARLIKSVTNGNNLVIISPRRMGKTGLIQFCYDKPEIAAEYYTFFIDILHTSSLREFTYLLGREIYETLLPRSRKMADLFIQTIKSISGKFGFDPITGMPTFNVELGDIDRPEYTLDEIFQYLGHADKPCIVAIDEFQQIAKYPEKNIEAQLRTHIQKLRNCNFIFAGSERHMMQEMFTSAARPFYHSADMLELKAIVPEIYIPFIVGHFEKRNRRIASDDAERIYNLFKGHTYYVQKTFNEAFADTPEGEVCTLETLRAAIDNMVASNDTIFREILSNIPEKQKELLYAIAKDGEAERITSAAFIKRHSLTSASSVQSAMKKLLEKDIITEINKVFSVTDKLFAMWMNRLYGNNDYLS; this is encoded by the coding sequence ATGGCAAAAGTAATAAACCCGTTTATCGTGACGGGTAAGATAGAACCGGAGTATTTTTGTGATCGTGTGACGGAATCAGCACGGCTCATCAAATCCGTTACCAATGGTAACAATCTGGTGATTATTTCACCGCGTCGCATGGGTAAAACGGGATTGATTCAATTCTGCTACGACAAACCCGAAATAGCTGCCGAATATTATACGTTTTTCATCGATATTCTCCATACGTCGAGCTTACGGGAGTTCACCTACCTGTTAGGGCGCGAGATATACGAAACCCTTTTGCCCCGCAGTCGCAAGATGGCCGACCTGTTTATTCAGACTATCAAATCCATCAGCGGAAAATTCGGCTTCGACCCTATTACGGGCATGCCGACCTTCAACGTGGAATTGGGCGATATCGACCGGCCGGAATATACGCTGGATGAAATTTTCCAGTATTTAGGTCATGCAGATAAACCATGCATCGTGGCGATTGACGAGTTTCAGCAAATCGCCAAGTACCCGGAGAAAAATATCGAGGCACAGCTGCGAACGCACATTCAAAAGCTGCGTAACTGCAACTTCATCTTCGCCGGAAGCGAGCGCCACATGATGCAGGAGATGTTCACGTCGGCGGCACGTCCGTTCTACCATAGCGCGGATATGCTGGAATTGAAAGCGATTGTTCCGGAAATTTATATTCCGTTCATCGTCGGCCATTTCGAGAAACGTAACCGACGAATTGCTTCCGACGATGCAGAGCGAATTTACAATCTGTTCAAAGGTCATACCTATTACGTTCAGAAGACGTTCAACGAGGCATTCGCCGACACTCCCGAAGGCGAGGTGTGTACGCTCGAAACTCTTCGAGCGGCAATCGACAACATGGTTGCCTCGAACGATACTATTTTTCGCGAAATACTGTCGAACATACCCGAAAAACAGAAAGAGTTGCTCTATGCCATCGCCAAAGACGGCGAAGCGGAGCGAATAACCTCGGCGGCATTCATCAAACGGCATAGTCTGACATCGGCGAGTTCCGTTCAGTCGGCAATGAAAAAACTGCTCGAAAAAGACATTATTACGGAAATCAATAAGGTCTTTTCCGTGACGGACAAGTTGTTTGCCATGTGGATGAACCGATTGTATGGGAATAATGATTATTTGAGTTGA
- a CDS encoding OmpA family protein, whose amino-acid sequence MEKRKIITAGAILGCCLWMMFGCSVAGRLQRQQATAGLAQLTRAERQQWQQDYRPQVVKLQRDSNTFYLTPVDTLADGERVMALQIEQVTVVAKMRSIPERNGRVVLDFIVTLPKQLLGRSRSVVITPILHKPDESVPLEDLVIRGGRFSLLQQRDYWQYETYVERFRPDTVGREAAFNRFVKFPYPEDVRLDSLVEGRSTVTYYYSQAVKTDETSKKMLVTLQGQVLAVDDSAYRLPPSDTLSYVVSSMISFVDTLPRYRIKVIDKFVTVEDRNYIQFFVGDTRVVDTLGDNRRQLDKITGLMRQIVEQQEFYVDTITLTAASSPEGDYAFNDRLSQGRAQALKRYLVRRYGRSIDTMLTVRWVAEDWTELTNCIRTDREIGSRDAILELIAEEKNPDRREQTIRQRFPQEYAYIRSVIYPQLRAVNFRYNLRRKGMVKDTIHTTELDTAYARGVELLQKRKYAKALYILNDYNDRNTVVAHLSMDHNERALELLAAMPKDAVTEYLRAIACSRLGRKEEGRRHFLEACRLDGRMEYRGNLDPEIAELLKQ is encoded by the coding sequence ATGGAAAAAAGAAAAATCATAACTGCCGGAGCAATTCTCGGCTGCTGCCTATGGATGATGTTCGGCTGCTCGGTAGCTGGACGGCTTCAGCGGCAGCAGGCGACGGCAGGTTTGGCGCAACTTACCCGCGCCGAACGGCAGCAGTGGCAGCAGGACTACCGCCCGCAGGTCGTGAAGTTGCAGCGTGACAGCAATACGTTCTATCTCACCCCGGTCGATACGCTTGCCGACGGCGAACGTGTCATGGCCCTTCAGATCGAGCAGGTGACGGTCGTGGCGAAGATGCGGTCTATTCCCGAACGCAACGGGCGCGTCGTCCTGGATTTCATCGTGACGCTGCCCAAGCAGTTGTTGGGGCGCAGCCGCAGCGTCGTAATCACGCCGATACTTCACAAACCCGACGAATCCGTGCCGCTCGAAGATCTGGTGATCCGCGGCGGGCGGTTTTCGCTCCTGCAACAGCGCGACTACTGGCAGTATGAAACCTATGTCGAACGCTTCCGCCCCGACACCGTGGGGCGCGAGGCGGCCTTCAACCGCTTCGTGAAGTTTCCCTATCCGGAGGACGTCCGGCTCGACTCGCTGGTCGAAGGCCGAAGCACCGTCACGTATTACTATTCCCAAGCGGTGAAGACCGACGAGACCTCGAAAAAGATGCTGGTAACGCTTCAGGGGCAGGTCTTGGCAGTGGACGACAGTGCCTACCGCCTGCCGCCGTCCGATACGTTGAGTTACGTCGTCTCCTCGATGATCTCCTTCGTCGATACCTTGCCGCGTTACCGCATCAAGGTTATCGACAAGTTCGTGACGGTCGAGGATCGCAATTACATTCAGTTCTTTGTGGGCGATACCCGCGTGGTCGATACGCTGGGCGACAATCGGCGGCAGTTGGACAAGATCACCGGCCTGATGCGGCAGATCGTCGAGCAGCAGGAGTTTTACGTCGATACCATTACGCTGACGGCGGCATCGTCTCCGGAGGGCGATTATGCTTTCAACGACCGTCTTTCCCAAGGACGGGCGCAGGCATTGAAACGCTACCTTGTCCGCCGATACGGCAGAAGCATCGACACGATGCTCACCGTGCGGTGGGTAGCTGAAGACTGGACGGAATTGACGAACTGCATCCGAACAGACCGGGAGATCGGAAGCCGCGATGCCATCCTGGAGCTGATCGCCGAAGAGAAGAATCCCGACCGACGGGAACAGACCATCCGGCAGCGGTTCCCCCAAGAGTATGCCTATATCCGCTCGGTGATCTATCCGCAGCTGCGGGCCGTGAATTTCCGCTACAATCTGCGCCGCAAAGGAATGGTCAAGGACACGATTCACACCACGGAACTGGATACGGCCTATGCCCGCGGGGTGGAGCTATTGCAAAAACGCAAATACGCCAAAGCCTTGTACATTCTCAACGACTACAACGACCGCAACACGGTTGTGGCGCACCTCTCGATGGATCACAACGAACGGGCGTTGGAGCTGTTGGCTGCGATGCCGAAGGATGCCGTGACGGAATACCTACGGGCCATTGCCTGCTCGCGGCTTGGGCGTAAGGAGGAGGGCCGCCGCCATTTCCTCGAAGCCTGCCGCTTGGACGGACGTATGGAATATCGGGGCAATCTCGATCCGGAGATTGCTGAACTCCTAAAACAATAA
- a CDS encoding DUF3575 domain-containing protein translates to MKKPKIILVVLLTAALWGAPYKAAAQIFAVRANALAVCSATLNVGAEAALTDNWSLELSGYWNPVNTASLSMNFHAVQLGGRYWFYESFVGHFLGQHLTYVGYDLGSRTKRYKGHAYGLGVSYGYAWMLTKRWNVALEAGLGLYRTKDTRRDPTVSDWEDEYIYRYRRWTLAPTKLEVSFSYLF, encoded by the coding sequence ATGAAAAAGCCAAAAATCATTCTGGTCGTGCTGCTGACCGCGGCTTTGTGGGGAGCACCCTACAAGGCTGCGGCGCAGATCTTCGCCGTAAGGGCCAACGCTCTTGCGGTGTGCAGCGCGACGCTGAACGTCGGCGCCGAAGCGGCCCTGACGGACAACTGGTCGCTGGAGCTGTCCGGCTACTGGAATCCGGTGAATACCGCATCCCTCTCGATGAACTTTCACGCCGTGCAGCTCGGCGGCCGCTATTGGTTCTACGAATCCTTCGTCGGACATTTTCTCGGACAGCACCTTACCTATGTCGGCTACGATCTCGGAAGCCGCACAAAACGCTATAAAGGTCATGCCTACGGTCTTGGCGTCAGCTACGGATATGCGTGGATGCTCACTAAACGCTGGAACGTGGCCTTAGAAGCCGGTCTCGGACTTTACCGCACGAAGGATACCCGCCGCGATCCGACCGTCTCGGACTGGGAGGATGAATACATCTACCGTTACCGACGTTGGACGCTGGCCCCGACAAAACTGGAAGTTTCATTCAGCTATCTGTTTTAA